A part of Paraburkholderia largidicola genomic DNA contains:
- a CDS encoding ABC transporter permease: MNGMPALFSRRGRADVAPAGSTGVPGGHAASAADAASARARPWLLLAPILVFLAVLAAAALVVVRMSFGVSGNEWRAYTLHNYVELADSYFVKSLWLTLRLAFQSMVCAVLLAMPVALAMARTESRFVRRLLLAGVLLPLLVNLLLQGYGWLVILGPAGLLNHALLGSGLVSRPVMWLYREHGVLLGLIQTAFPLAVLPMSSAMRAISVSYEEAAATLGATRWQTMRDIVLPLAMPGIVSGALLVFAYNASAFAVPLLLGGRRVPMLAVLVHDQVSPLLNWPAASASGVVLMVATLSLMALSQWLLRRMRRLEGSA; the protein is encoded by the coding sequence ATGAACGGCATGCCCGCGCTCTTTTCGCGGCGCGGGCGCGCTGACGTCGCGCCGGCTGGGTCGACGGGCGTGCCCGGCGGGCACGCCGCGAGCGCTGCCGATGCCGCGTCCGCGCGCGCGAGGCCGTGGCTGCTGCTTGCGCCGATTCTCGTGTTTCTCGCCGTGCTCGCCGCAGCCGCGCTGGTCGTGGTGCGAATGAGCTTCGGTGTCTCAGGGAACGAGTGGCGCGCGTACACGCTGCACAACTATGTCGAACTCGCCGACAGCTACTTCGTCAAGTCGCTGTGGCTGACGCTGCGGCTCGCTTTTCAAAGCATGGTGTGCGCGGTGCTGCTCGCCATGCCCGTTGCGCTTGCGATGGCGCGCACCGAGTCGCGCTTCGTGCGGCGCCTGCTGCTTGCGGGCGTGCTGCTGCCGCTGCTCGTCAATCTGCTGTTGCAGGGCTACGGGTGGCTCGTGATTCTCGGTCCCGCCGGGTTACTCAACCATGCGCTGCTCGGCAGCGGTCTCGTGTCGCGTCCCGTCATGTGGCTCTATCGCGAACATGGCGTATTGCTCGGTCTGATCCAGACCGCGTTTCCGCTGGCCGTGCTGCCGATGTCGAGCGCGATGCGTGCGATTTCCGTTTCGTATGAAGAGGCCGCGGCGACGCTCGGCGCGACGCGCTGGCAAACCATGCGCGACATCGTGCTGCCGCTCGCGATGCCCGGCATCGTTTCCGGCGCGCTGCTCGTGTTCGCCTATAACGCAAGTGCGTTCGCGGTGCCGCTGCTGCTCGGCGGGCGGCGCGTCCCGATGCTCGCGGTGCTGGTCCACGACCAGGTCTCACCGCTGCTGAACTGGCCTGCGGCGTCGGCATCGGGCGTCGTGCTGATGGTCGCCACGCTTTCGTTGATGGCGCTGTCGCAATGGCTGCTGCGCCGCATGCGGCG